The following nucleotide sequence is from Bacteroidota bacterium.
ATACCCAACCCCATGAAGTAGGATTATTTAATGTTAAATCGGTAAATGTTACAACCGGATCACCTGCATACGTAAATGCAGCATCAGGAGGTAAAATCACTGTAACGTTTGCACAATATTCATCGCTGCCATAAGGATTTTCTACAGTAAGGCAAACATTATAAGTATCTGCTATTGTGTATGTATGCACAGGGTCTGCTTCATTACTAAAAGTGCCATCACCAAAATCCCAAGTATTACAACCTGAAGCATTGGTAGATAAATTCGTAAATGTAACTTCACCAATATCTACTGCAGAAGAAAATGCTGCATTCGGCAATGTTGGATTAAAGCTTTCAATTTCCCATGCGTTGTATAACATATTATTAGTTGATATTGGGTCGCCTTCATTAAAATGTCCCGGTTCATTATCCTGTTGCCAGATAGCATGAATTTTTCCGTTTTTCATGCGGTCGTTTACATAGATATAAAAATTTTCTTCACCGGATTCAGCAGTATTGGTAAGATTTACGCCCGGTGACCAGGAAGCGCCACCATCGGAAGAATAACATCCAAAAATATCATGAAACGATTGCGCAGAAAGATTCAGCGGGTCGTCATAAATATCGGTGTATTCAATTTTCATGGCATACAATAAAAATAATCTGCCTGAAATCGGATCAAATGATGCAGCAGGGTTGGTAACATTTGCTGCACTGCGATAATTAAATGTGCTGGCACCAATTCCGGTGTAAGGATCGCCTGTGCAATCTGCATCAACCCAATCCATTTCCAAATCAATTATTTCAGCAGCCGGCATACCTGTTTTCCAATGCCACATGCCCATGGTATTCCAATTTACAATCCATGAAAATGCACCAAAGTCGCTATAAATACGATAGAGCGGAGAAAATATATGTAACGTTCCGTCATCTTCCAAAATCATATTATGCGATCCGTCTGTTGTATTAATCGTATCTGTTATTCCATCGAGATCGGTATCTGTTTGCACAGTGCCTGTATAATTATCATAAGGAAAATCTACTATCGGCATACTTTCCCAAGAACCATCAGCACCATAATCGTCAGAGTGAATTAAAACCAAGTCGGAATTAATCATCCCAAATAAAATATACACATGATTTTCATAAGCTGCTACCTGATAATTTTCTGCACCATTTGTAATAATAGGGAAACCATCTGCATCCGTTAAAAATGGAACAGTAAAATTTAAAATACTCCAGCTGTCACCACCATCATCGGAACGTGAAAATTGTATAGAGGTAATAACTTGCGTATCTGCACAAACTACATAAATATCATCTGTTCCCGGAGGACAATACGATACCGGCCAGATACCACGAATGGCATCAGAACCACTTTTTTCTGTCCAGCTATTTGAGCCAATTGCATCATTTGCAAAAATTTGAATTTTATTAGCAGCCGCATCATGTGAAACAATTACTTCATGATCTTCTACATTTATAATTTCGCCAAAACCGGTGCGCACTGATTCAGCTCTGGTTGTTGGTGCGGCACCCCAGCCGCCGTCGTAATGATTATAAAACATTCCACGATCCAGAAATACACCGGTTACATCAGTTGATCCGGTCCACACTGTAGAAATTCGTCCATCGTCATAAACGATGATACGATGTTTTGCACTGTTATTGGTTTGTACGTCGTACGTAGTTGTTCCGACATTTGTTTGTCCGAACGCAAACATAGTAGTAAACGCACAACTTAAAAGGAGTAAAATTTTTTTCATGCTTTTTTAGTTCTAGTTGGTGTTACCAAACAGGTTAAATGATTAGTTAAATGAAAAAAATAAAAAACACTTTTTTGAAAAAATAAAACCTCCGGTCAAATGAACAACAGGAGGTTTTATTTTTAATTTATCTGATTAATCAATCATCATTGTTTTGGTTATTAATTTACCGTTATAAGCAACAGTAACATAATATAATCCGGCAGGAACTTCATCCAAATAAACCGGTAAGGTGAAATTAAATTCATTTGGTGTATTTGTACTTTGATAAACAATTTGACCAACTGAATTCATAATTACGGTATTTGTTTCAGTTGCTTCAAATCCGTCTAACTGAATAGTGAAAACACCATCCGAAGGATTAGGAAACATTTCAACAGATTCGCGCACTTCACCTTCTCTTAAAGGTAATGTTGTAAAGTAGGCAATTTCAGAATACGGAGAAATTGTTCCTTCGTCGTAACAAACAGTTTTAACACGGAAACCATAAGTAGTTTCAGGTGCTAATTTACCTGTAGGAATTGCATACATATTTGTATTTGGGCGACGTTTACCAACGGTAGCAATATCTGCAGCATTCCAGAATGCAACAATATATTGATCAGCTAAATCAACTTCATCCCAATGCATAACTGCAGAAGATGAAGTGATGTCGTCAGCAAATAATCCACCGGGACCTGTAACATCATTACATACAGGAGGTGAATCGCCAAAATCGGCAGCAGTCCAACCGTTATACATAATATTATTTACGCCAATCGGATCTAAATCGGTAATTGTTGTTCCGGGATAAACATCTTCCTGCCAAACGGTATGCACTTTACCATCCATAAATTCTGGATAAACGGAAACATAGAAATTTTCTTTTCCTGTTTCAGCGGTATTCGTAAGGTTAACCGGAGTTGACCAAGTAGCACCCATATCATCACTATACACACCAAAAATATCGCGGAATGATTGTGCAGATAAGTTTGTTGGGTCACCAAATAAATCGGTGTACTCGATAGCCATGGTATATACTAAGTAAATTCTTCCTGAAAGTGCATCAATACAAGCACCCGGAGTTGAAACAAGGCCTGTATAACGATAATGTGATCTGAAAGCACCAATACCTGCAATTGGGTCACCGAGACCATCCGTATTATCCCAATCGAGTGTTAAATCAATTTTTTCAGCCTCATCCATACCGGTATGCCATTGCCAAATACCCATTGCATTTGTATAATCGTAAGACCAGAATGCACCTAAACCATCGTTAAATATTTTTACATAACCTGAATAAATATGCACATCACCACCTGCATCAACAAACATTTGGTGGTTAGCATCAGTTGTTTCAATCACGTCAGTAACTAAATCGCCATCAACATCAGTTTGTGTTAATCCGGAATAATTATCAATCGGGAAATTATGAATCACTGTACTTGTCCAAGTGCCCACTGCGCCGTTTGAAGGAGAATGTAATAACACTAAATCAGAATTCGGAACACCATATAAAATGTAAACATCTGTTCCATGAACTGCTAACTGATATGTTTCAGCAGCTGCAATAAGACCAACTGATAATCCCGGAATACCTTCAGCGGCAGTCAGGAAAGGTACAGTTGAGTTTAATACTGTCCATGTTAAACCACCGTCATCAGAACGTGAAAAACGTAATTCAGTAGGTGGGTTTGCATTCGCATTTAACAGGTAAATATCATCTGTTCCGGCAGGGCAAACTGCGCTTGGCCAAAAACCTACAACATCATCAGAACCTGCAATTTCAGTCCAGGTAGTACCACCGATTGCAGCATTTGCATATAATTGGATGGAAATAGCTGCACCATCGTGTGCGAAAGAAACTTCGTGGTCCATTACTGTAATTACCTCACCAAATCCGGTTTTTGTAGATTCGATACGTGTTGCAGGAAAGGCACCCCAAGAAATTCCATTATAATGATTAAAAAACATACCTCGGTCCGGGTTGGTCGTTCCAACTGCATAATCGGTAGAGCCCGTCCATGAAGCTGAAATACGCCCGTCATCATACACCGAAATGCGGTGTTTGGCGCCATTATTGGTTTGCACGTCGTACGAAGTGTTCCCGATAATGGTTTGGGAGAACATTACTGATGAGGAAATCAGTAACACTGGTAGTAAAAGTGTTTTTTTCATTTTGAGTTCGTTTGGTTAATAAAAGTTAATATTAAACATTACTTGTAAGAAATACAAACGCCTTGAAAAAGAATATAAATCACCTTCCAAAATTTCGGTGTAAGCCTGAAACTCCTTACCTTTGCGCCGTTTATTGAGATTTCACCCCGCTTGTAACGGGATACAAAATTTCTACTATGGCACTTTTATACAACAGAATTTCCCACAAGGAACTTAAACAGCGTATGCTGGAATCGGATGAAAAAAGAATGACACTTTCTTTTTATGA
It contains:
- a CDS encoding PKD domain-containing protein, yielding MKKILLLLSCAFTTMFAFGQTNVGTTTYDVQTNNSAKHRIIVYDDGRISTVWTGSTDVTGVFLDRGMFYNHYDGGWGAAPTTRAESVRTGFGEIINVEDHEVIVSHDAAANKIQIFANDAIGSNSWTEKSGSDAIRGIWPVSYCPPGTDDIYVVCADTQVITSIQFSRSDDGGDSWSILNFTVPFLTDADGFPIITNGAENYQVAAYENHVYILFGMINSDLVLIHSDDYGADGSWESMPIVDFPYDNYTGTVQTDTDLDGITDTINTTDGSHNMILEDDGTLHIFSPLYRIYSDFGAFSWIVNWNTMGMWHWKTGMPAAEIIDLEMDWVDADCTGDPYTGIGASTFNYRSAANVTNPAASFDPISGRLFLLYAMKIEYTDIYDDPLNLSAQSFHDIFGCYSSDGGASWSPGVNLTNTAESGEENFYIYVNDRMKNGKIHAIWQQDNEPGHFNEGDPISTNNMLYNAWEIESFNPTLPNAAFSSAVDIGEVTFTNLSTNASGCNTWDFGDGTFSNEADPVHTYTIADTYNVCLTVENPYGSDEYCANVTVILPPDAAFTYAGDPVVTFTDLTLNNPTSWGWVFGDGGTSTLQNPVHTFVTEGTFTVCLTATNALGFEVYCLPVTIDSTELLIPAADFSVSFAGLTASFTDLSTNDPNTWAWDFGDGGTSTEQNPSHAYAVSGNYNICLTASNDFGSDENCKVINTNAATTIEPLTLQMSPNPTTGLVHITASGLQVTSVLFYDVTGRQINMAFTQNNNEIIINTSRLRPEII
- a CDS encoding T9SS type A sorting domain-containing protein, with amino-acid sequence MKKTLLLPVLLISSSVMFSQTIIGNTSYDVQTNNGAKHRISVYDDGRISASWTGSTDYAVGTTNPDRGMFFNHYNGISWGAFPATRIESTKTGFGEVITVMDHEVSFAHDGAAISIQLYANAAIGGTTWTEIAGSDDVVGFWPSAVCPAGTDDIYLLNANANPPTELRFSRSDDGGLTWTVLNSTVPFLTAAEGIPGLSVGLIAAAETYQLAVHGTDVYILYGVPNSDLVLLHSPSNGAVGTWTSTVIHNFPIDNYSGLTQTDVDGDLVTDVIETTDANHQMFVDAGGDVHIYSGYVKIFNDGLGAFWSYDYTNAMGIWQWHTGMDEAEKIDLTLDWDNTDGLGDPIAGIGAFRSHYRYTGLVSTPGACIDALSGRIYLVYTMAIEYTDLFGDPTNLSAQSFRDIFGVYSDDMGATWSTPVNLTNTAETGKENFYVSVYPEFMDGKVHTVWQEDVYPGTTITDLDPIGVNNIMYNGWTAADFGDSPPVCNDVTGPGGLFADDITSSSAVMHWDEVDLADQYIVAFWNAADIATVGKRRPNTNMYAIPTGKLAPETTYGFRVKTVCYDEGTISPYSEIAYFTTLPLREGEVRESVEMFPNPSDGVFTIQLDGFEATETNTVIMNSVGQIVYQSTNTPNEFNFTLPVYLDEVPAGLYYVTVAYNGKLITKTMMID